The following are encoded in a window of Flavobacterium cupriresistens genomic DNA:
- a CDS encoding GH92 family glycosyl hydrolase, with product MKIKSLIFLGLVQCSLFVNAQVKTLDPVEYVNPLMGTQSLPNLSNGNTYPAVCRPWGMNFWTPQTGKMGDGWAYTYTAEKIRGFKQTHQPSPWMNDYGQFSIMPVTGKLAFTEDERASWFSHKAEVSKPYYYSVYLADYDVTTEITTTERAAHFQITFPDNENSSIVVDAFDKGSYIKIIPSENKIVGYTTRNSGGVPENFKNYFVLQFDKPFLTNATWNEKKLEKGKLEFSGTHVGAVVGFKTKKGEKVNVKVASSFISLAQAELNLKNELGTASFDETVAESKKEWNKILGKITVEDNNEDQLRTFYSCLYRTVCFPQKQYEIDAEGKTVHYSPYNGKVVPGYMFAGTGFWDTFRALYPLLNLVYPSINKEMQEGLLNDYKEGGFLPEWSSPGFRNVMVGNNSASVVSDAYMKGLRGYDINTLYEALLHGANNEGPMDAVGRKGVNYYNTLGYVPYDVKINENAARTLEYAYDDFAIWKLAQALNRPKKEIKLLEKRMMNYKNLYNPAIGLMSGRNKDGSFPANFNPFKWGDAFTEGNSWHYSWSVFHDVQGLIDLMGGAKSFTAKLDAVFTTPPVFDDSYYGSVIHEIREMQIMNMGQYAHGNQPIQHMIYLYNYAGEPWKTQYWSREVMNRLYKPTPDGYCGDEDNGQTSAWYIFSAMGFYPVCPATEEYVLGAPLFKKTTLQLENGKQLIIEAPGNSANNKYVNELKWDNTTYTKNYINHFDVLKGGELNFEMSSSPNLQRGTTAGAYPYSYSTSK from the coding sequence ATGAAAATAAAGAGTTTAATTTTTTTAGGATTAGTGCAATGCAGCCTTTTTGTAAATGCACAGGTGAAGACCTTAGATCCTGTAGAATATGTAAATCCTTTAATGGGAACACAATCTTTACCCAATCTTTCTAACGGAAATACCTATCCGGCGGTTTGCAGACCATGGGGAATGAATTTCTGGACACCACAAACCGGAAAAATGGGTGACGGATGGGCTTATACCTATACAGCGGAAAAAATCAGAGGATTTAAACAAACCCACCAGCCATCGCCTTGGATGAATGATTACGGACAATTCTCGATTATGCCGGTTACCGGTAAATTAGCTTTTACCGAAGACGAACGTGCCAGTTGGTTTAGTCATAAAGCAGAGGTTTCAAAACCGTATTATTACAGCGTTTATCTGGCTGACTATGATGTTACAACAGAAATTACCACCACAGAAAGAGCGGCTCATTTTCAGATTACATTCCCGGATAACGAAAATTCGTCTATTGTAGTGGATGCTTTTGATAAAGGCTCATATATCAAAATTATTCCATCCGAAAATAAAATTGTTGGTTACACAACCCGTAACAGTGGGGGTGTTCCGGAGAATTTCAAGAACTATTTTGTTTTACAGTTCGACAAACCTTTTTTGACTAATGCCACTTGGAATGAAAAAAAACTGGAAAAAGGGAAGTTAGAATTTTCGGGAACTCACGTAGGTGCAGTAGTTGGTTTTAAAACTAAAAAAGGAGAAAAAGTAAATGTAAAAGTGGCTTCTTCCTTTATCAGTTTAGCTCAGGCTGAATTGAATTTAAAAAACGAATTAGGCACCGCTTCTTTTGATGAAACCGTAGCAGAATCTAAAAAAGAGTGGAATAAAATTCTAGGAAAAATAACAGTAGAAGATAACAACGAAGACCAATTAAGAACTTTCTACTCTTGTTTGTACCGTACAGTTTGTTTCCCTCAAAAACAATATGAAATTGACGCAGAAGGAAAAACAGTGCATTACAGTCCCTACAACGGAAAAGTTGTACCGGGTTATATGTTTGCAGGAACCGGATTTTGGGACACTTTTCGCGCCTTATACCCTTTGTTAAATTTAGTATATCCTTCTATAAACAAAGAAATGCAGGAAGGTTTGCTAAACGATTACAAAGAAGGCGGTTTTTTGCCGGAATGGTCCAGTCCAGGTTTTAGAAATGTGATGGTAGGGAACAATTCAGCTTCTGTAGTTTCGGATGCTTATATGAAAGGATTGCGAGGTTATGATATCAATACACTGTACGAAGCTTTACTGCATGGTGCCAATAATGAAGGTCCAATGGATGCAGTAGGAAGAAAAGGGGTGAACTATTACAATACTTTAGGTTATGTTCCTTACGATGTGAAAATTAATGAAAATGCCGCCAGAACACTGGAATATGCCTATGATGATTTTGCGATCTGGAAATTAGCGCAAGCATTAAATCGTCCGAAGAAAGAGATTAAGTTACTCGAAAAACGAATGATGAATTATAAGAACCTGTATAATCCTGCTATCGGACTAATGAGCGGAAGAAACAAAGACGGAAGTTTTCCGGCGAATTTCAATCCGTTTAAATGGGGAGATGCTTTTACCGAAGGCAATAGTTGGCACTACAGCTGGAGTGTATTTCATGATGTTCAAGGTTTAATTGATCTCATGGGAGGAGCAAAATCTTTTACAGCCAAGCTGGATGCAGTTTTTACTACACCTCCGGTTTTTGATGATAGTTACTACGGATCGGTAATCCATGAAATTCGTGAAATGCAAATTATGAATATGGGACAATATGCACACGGAAATCAACCAATTCAACACATGATTTACCTGTACAATTATGCCGGAGAACCTTGGAAAACCCAATACTGGTCCAGAGAAGTCATGAATCGTTTGTATAAACCAACTCCGGATGGTTATTGTGGTGATGAAGACAACGGACAAACTTCGGCCTGGTACATTTTCTCGGCAATGGGATTTTATCCGGTATGCCCCGCTACAGAAGAATATGTTCTTGGTGCACCCTTATTCAAGAAAACAACCTTACAGTTAGAAAACGGAAAACAGCTTATTATAGAAGCTCCAGGTAATTCGGCAAACAATAAATATGTAAACGAATTAAAGTGGGACAATACAACCTACACAAAAAATTACATCAATCACTTTGATGTATTGAAAGGTGGAGAATTAAACTTTGAGATGAGCAGTTCTCCTAATTTACAAAGAGGCACAACCGCCGGAGCGTATCCCTATTCTTATTCAACTTCAAAATAA
- a CDS encoding glycoside hydrolase family 125 protein has translation MQSRRKFIKNTGIFSAGLLAIQANAFGLNSDDFQFTVKDFVSKRPPLAERKFTSQAVEAVIVRIKKQIANPELAWLFENCFPNTLDTTVDFEIIDGKPDTYVITGDIDAMWLRDSTAQIWPYIPFVKEDPKLAELVKGVINRQAKCILLDPYANAFYKDFTKESEWKNDLTKMQPGIHERKWEIDSLCYPVRLAHGYWKETGDISLFDDQWKKAMLLILQTFREQQRLDGKGGPYSFQRQTAWATDGVPLAGYGYPVKPCGLIVSTFRPSDDCTLLPYLIPSNMFAIEILGYLIEIFSLPALKDTDLVAKAKELREQVKKGLKENGIIDHPKFGKIIAFEVNGYGSFHMMDDANVPSLLSLPYLGAIAPNDPLYLNTRKVVLSENNPFFYKGKAGEGIGGPHTGVDTIWPMSIVLRAITSVDEKEIQACISNLIKTNADTGFMHESFHKDDVAKFTRKWFAWANTLFGEMIVHTSNKYPQILKNKNI, from the coding sequence ATGCAATCACGTAGAAAATTTATAAAAAATACAGGAATTTTTTCAGCAGGACTATTGGCCATTCAAGCAAATGCTTTTGGACTAAATTCGGATGATTTTCAGTTTACGGTTAAAGATTTTGTGAGTAAAAGACCTCCGTTAGCAGAAAGAAAATTTACCAGTCAAGCAGTCGAAGCGGTAATTGTCAGAATCAAAAAACAAATCGCAAATCCCGAATTGGCTTGGTTGTTTGAAAACTGCTTTCCCAATACATTAGATACCACAGTCGATTTTGAAATCATTGACGGAAAACCCGATACCTATGTAATTACAGGTGACATTGACGCCATGTGGTTGCGAGACAGTACAGCGCAAATCTGGCCTTATATTCCGTTTGTAAAAGAAGACCCTAAATTGGCCGAATTGGTCAAAGGAGTAATCAACCGTCAGGCAAAATGTATTCTATTAGATCCGTACGCCAATGCTTTTTATAAAGATTTTACTAAGGAAAGCGAATGGAAAAATGACTTGACCAAAATGCAGCCCGGTATTCACGAAAGAAAATGGGAGATTGACAGTTTGTGCTATCCCGTTCGATTGGCGCATGGTTATTGGAAAGAAACCGGAGACATCAGTTTGTTCGACGACCAATGGAAAAAAGCGATGTTATTGATACTGCAAACTTTTAGAGAACAACAACGTTTAGACGGAAAAGGAGGCCCATACAGTTTTCAGCGTCAAACGGCCTGGGCTACAGATGGGGTTCCATTAGCGGGCTATGGTTATCCGGTAAAACCTTGTGGATTGATTGTGTCAACGTTCAGACCAAGTGACGATTGTACTTTGTTGCCTTATTTAATTCCAAGCAATATGTTTGCGATTGAAATATTGGGTTATCTGATCGAGATATTCTCTTTGCCGGCACTTAAAGACACTGATTTAGTAGCAAAAGCAAAAGAATTAAGAGAGCAGGTAAAAAAAGGATTAAAGGAAAACGGAATTATAGACCATCCGAAATTCGGGAAAATTATTGCTTTTGAAGTGAACGGATACGGTAGTTTTCACATGATGGACGATGCCAACGTTCCTTCTTTATTGTCTTTGCCTTATTTGGGAGCAATCGCACCAAACGATCCTTTATATCTTAATACCCGAAAAGTGGTGCTTTCAGAAAACAATCCTTTTTTCTACAAAGGAAAAGCTGGAGAGGGGATTGGAGGCCCGCATACAGGAGTAGATACAATTTGGCCGATGAGTATTGTGCTGAGAGCGATTACAAGTGTTGACGAGAAAGAAATACAAGCCTGCATTAGCAATCTGATCAAAACAAATGCAGATACCGGATTTATGCACGAATCCTTTCATAAAGATGATGTCGCAAAATTTACCCGAAAATGGTTTGCTTGGGCAAATACCTTATTTGGCGAGATGATTGTTCACACCAGTAACAAATATCCACAAATTTTAAAGAATAAAAATATTTAA
- a CDS encoding ROK family protein — protein sequence MNTPHAIGLDIGGTHITAAVIDITEMKVIDYSLQKESFDSNLPVDQVMTIWEKAISAAIENSKIESMAGLAVCMPGPFDYQEGVCWIKGQSKYEHFYGLNVRNLLLDSLSLSADFPVLFENDAVCFGKGEVFKQKENLSKKVIAITLGTGLGACFIDKGVSVTTGDLVPLDGEIYNLPYKEGIAEDYVSVRGLLSHYHALSGTTLNNGLELYNLAIKGDQLAISVFEKMGTDLAAIVIPWIQNFSADHIIIGGKIANAGALFLPSFTKSVKEAGIEVQVSVSNDNEAAALLGAVSLLCTSHSK from the coding sequence ATGAATACACCACACGCCATTGGGCTAGATATAGGGGGGACACATATTACAGCAGCAGTTATCGATATAACAGAGATGAAAGTTATTGACTACTCTCTGCAAAAAGAATCTTTTGACTCTAATTTACCGGTTGATCAGGTTATGACCATTTGGGAAAAAGCAATTTCTGCCGCCATAGAAAATTCTAAAATTGAAAGTATGGCTGGTTTGGCAGTGTGTATGCCCGGTCCGTTTGATTATCAGGAAGGGGTTTGCTGGATAAAAGGGCAATCCAAATACGAACATTTTTATGGATTGAATGTTAGAAATCTGCTTTTGGACAGTCTTAGTCTCTCAGCCGATTTTCCGGTACTTTTTGAAAATGATGCCGTTTGTTTTGGAAAAGGAGAGGTTTTCAAACAGAAAGAAAACTTGTCCAAAAAAGTAATCGCAATTACGCTGGGTACAGGCTTAGGGGCTTGTTTTATTGACAAAGGAGTTTCGGTAACCACAGGAGATTTGGTACCCTTAGACGGAGAAATATACAATCTGCCGTATAAAGAAGGTATTGCCGAAGACTATGTTTCGGTACGCGGGCTTTTATCTCATTATCATGCTTTAAGTGGTACAACACTAAATAATGGGTTAGAATTGTATAATTTGGCTATTAAAGGAGATCAATTAGCAATCAGTGTATTCGAAAAAATGGGTACTGATCTGGCAGCAATTGTTATTCCGTGGATACAAAATTTCAGTGCGGATCACATTATTATCGGAGGTAAAATAGCCAATGCCGGTGCTTTATTTTTACCATCCTTTACGAAAAGCGTAAAAGAAGCCGGTATCGAAGTTCAGGTTTCTGTTTCGAATGACAATGAAGCCGCTGCATTGTTAGGAGCGGTAAGTTTGCTTTGTACATCGCATTCTAAATAA